Proteins from one Piscinibacter lacus genomic window:
- a CDS encoding MSMEG_0569 family flavin-dependent oxidoreductase, whose amino-acid sequence MPNLDPAQALGAADAPPPHHPVLVVGGGQAGLSVSHYLQQRGLVHLVLEKQQALHAWADARWDAFSLVTPNWQCKLPGHDYDGPEPHGFMTKPQILDYLAAFRAKVDPPLVEGVAVQRVSPRPEGGFRVQTSAGTCTADEVVVASGGYHRPIVPRLAERLPPGIVQVHSEQYRNPAQFPPGAVLVVGSGQSGSQIAEDLHLAGRQVLLAVGDAPRCARFYRGRDVVDWLADMGYYDMPVEQHPLREGVRDNTNHYVTGRDGGRDIDLRQFAAEGMQLYGLLRGFDGERLLFEPGLAAALDQADRVYNGINAAIDKHIAAQGLAAPPASVYTPVWAPPAERTALPLAEAGLAAIVWCIGFEPDFAWVDAPVFNGRGHPVHQRGISPQPGLYFLGLPWLHTWGSGRFSGVARDALYLAEAIERRLRGGPALQVAGVGSPAKRDPLEVS is encoded by the coding sequence ATGCCGAACCTCGACCCCGCCCAGGCCCTCGGTGCTGCCGATGCCCCGCCGCCCCACCATCCGGTGCTGGTCGTCGGGGGCGGGCAGGCCGGCCTGTCGGTCTCGCACTACCTGCAGCAGCGCGGTCTCGTCCACCTGGTGCTGGAGAAGCAGCAGGCCCTGCATGCCTGGGCCGATGCGCGCTGGGATGCCTTCAGCCTGGTCACGCCCAACTGGCAGTGCAAGCTGCCGGGCCATGACTACGACGGCCCCGAGCCGCATGGCTTCATGACCAAGCCGCAGATCCTCGACTACCTGGCCGCCTTCCGCGCCAAGGTCGATCCGCCGCTGGTCGAGGGCGTGGCCGTGCAGCGCGTGTCGCCGCGGCCCGAGGGCGGCTTCCGCGTGCAGACCTCGGCCGGCACCTGCACGGCCGATGAAGTGGTGGTGGCCTCCGGCGGCTACCACCGGCCCATCGTGCCGCGGCTGGCCGAGCGCCTGCCGCCGGGCATCGTGCAGGTCCATTCCGAGCAGTACCGCAATCCGGCGCAGTTCCCGCCCGGCGCGGTGCTGGTGGTCGGCTCGGGCCAGAGCGGTTCGCAGATCGCCGAGGACCTGCATCTGGCCGGCCGCCAGGTGCTGCTGGCGGTGGGTGACGCGCCGCGCTGCGCGCGCTTCTACCGCGGCCGCGACGTGGTCGACTGGCTGGCCGACATGGGCTACTACGACATGCCGGTCGAGCAGCATCCGCTGCGCGAGGGCGTGCGCGACAACACCAACCACTACGTGACCGGCCGCGACGGCGGGCGCGACATCGACCTGCGCCAGTTCGCCGCCGAGGGCATGCAGCTCTACGGCCTGCTGCGCGGCTTCGACGGCGAGCGCCTGCTCTTCGAGCCGGGCCTGGCCGCCGCGCTGGACCAGGCCGACCGGGTCTACAACGGCATCAATGCGGCGATCGACAAGCACATCGCCGCGCAGGGGCTGGCGGCGCCGCCGGCCTCGGTCTACACGCCGGTCTGGGCGCCGCCCGCCGAGCGCACCGCATTGCCGCTGGCGGAGGCGGGGCTGGCAGCCATCGTCTGGTGCATCGGCTTCGAGCCGGATTTCGCCTGGGTCGATGCACCGGTCTTCAACGGCCGGGGCCATCCGGTGCATCAGCGCGGCATCAGCCCGCAGCCGGGCCTGTACTTCCTGGGCCTGCCCTGGCTCCACACCTGGGGCTCGGGCCGTTTCTCCGGCGTGGCGCGTGATGCGCTCTACCTGGCCGAGGCCATCGAGCGGCGATTGCGCGGCGGGCCGGCGCTGCAGGTGGCGGGGGTGGGGTCACCGGCGAAGCGGGATCCGCTGGAGGTGTCCTGA
- a CDS encoding lysophospholipid acyltransferase family protein, producing MSAAATTLAALRSTVFLLWMAGTLIVYASVAVLLSLVLRGKPFYWFCSGWMRLAVHGARWICGVRWRLHGYERVEALDRAGTPVILTPKHQSAWETLAFPALMPRPLAFVFKRELLFIPFFGWAIARLDMIHIDRSKRAQAWAKVARQGAEFLQRGLWVIMFPEGTRTPRGAQGDYKTGGARLALATDAVLLPIALTSARCWPKGGFIKRPGVIDVSFGPPIPSAGRSPEALMAEAEAWIEAEMRRLDPAAYRG from the coding sequence ATGAGCGCCGCCGCCACGACGCTGGCCGCGCTGCGCTCCACCGTCTTCCTGCTGTGGATGGCCGGCACGCTGATCGTCTACGCCAGCGTGGCGGTGCTGCTTTCGCTGGTGCTGCGCGGCAAGCCCTTCTACTGGTTCTGCAGCGGCTGGATGCGGCTGGCGGTTCATGGCGCGCGCTGGATCTGCGGCGTGCGCTGGCGCCTGCACGGCTACGAGCGGGTCGAGGCCCTGGACCGCGCCGGCACGCCGGTGATCCTGACGCCCAAGCACCAGTCGGCCTGGGAGACGCTGGCCTTCCCGGCGCTGATGCCGCGGCCGCTGGCCTTCGTGTTCAAGCGCGAGCTGCTCTTCATCCCCTTCTTCGGCTGGGCGATCGCGCGGCTGGACATGATCCACATCGACCGCAGCAAGCGCGCCCAGGCCTGGGCCAAGGTGGCGCGGCAGGGGGCGGAGTTCCTGCAGCGCGGGCTGTGGGTGATCATGTTCCCCGAGGGCACGCGCACGCCGCGCGGCGCCCAGGGCGACTACAAGACGGGCGGCGCGCGCCTGGCGCTGGCGACCGATGCGGTGCTGCTGCCGATCGCGCTGACCTCGGCGCGCTGCTGGCCCAAGGGCGGCTTCATCAAGCGGCCGGGCGTGATCGACGTGTCCTTCGGCCCGCCCATCCCCAGCGCAGGCCGCTCGCCCGAGGCCCTGATGGCCGAAGCCGAGGCCTGGATCGAGGCGGAGATGCGGCGGCTGGATCCCGCGGCTTATCGAGGCTAA
- the glyS gene encoding glycine--tRNA ligase subunit beta, which translates to MSDVKNLLVELFVEELPPKALKKLGEAFAGTLQAGLRQRSLLDEASALTVYASPRRLGAHLTAVRAVAPDRAVSVKLMPASVALDATGQPSPALLKKLAALGAGPEAVAGLRRAPDGKAEALFLDRVEPGLALAAGLQAALDEALAGLPIPKVMTYQLADGWSDVKFVRPAHGLVALHDEAVVPVQALGLVAGRSTHGHRFEAAVDPVVIRDADGYATQIEAEGAVIPGFAARRAEIVRQLAAAAQAAGPALKPIEDEALLDEVTALVERPNVLTGRFDPAFLDVPQECLILTMKANQKYFPLLDAAGKLTHQFLIVSNIRPADPSAVVGGNERVVRPRLADAKFFYDQDRKKTLAERAEGLGKVVYHGKLGSQAERSERVRRIAHAVVEQLGAAVQPWTVDAKDHFDLLAVKADQAARLAKADLLTDMVGEFPELQGVMGGYYARHEGLRDGVALALEDHYKPRFAGDALPRNTTGTVLALADKLETLVGLFGIGELPTGDKDPYALRRHALGVIRLITEKQLALDLDALLAAALPAFGGLIADPREALRSFFDDRFAGSLREQGYSAQEVEAVLALRPGRLAEVPKRLAAVRAFAALPEAAALAAANKRVGNILKKVEGGVEARIDPALLKEPAEAALAQALAQVQPAADAAFEAGDLTASLQALAALRAPVDAFFDGVMVNAEDPALRANRLGLLATLHAAMNRVADLARLAA; encoded by the coding sequence ATGAGCGACGTGAAGAACCTGCTGGTTGAGCTCTTCGTCGAAGAGCTGCCGCCCAAGGCGCTGAAGAAGCTGGGCGAGGCCTTCGCCGGCACGCTGCAAGCCGGCCTGCGCCAGCGCAGCCTGCTGGACGAGGCCAGCGCGCTGACCGTCTACGCCAGCCCGCGCCGCCTCGGCGCCCACCTGACGGCGGTGCGCGCCGTGGCGCCGGACCGGGCCGTCTCCGTCAAGCTGATGCCCGCCAGCGTGGCCCTGGACGCCACCGGCCAGCCCAGCCCCGCGCTGCTCAAGAAGCTGGCCGCGCTGGGCGCCGGGCCCGAGGCCGTGGCCGGCCTGCGCCGCGCGCCCGACGGCAAGGCCGAGGCCCTGTTCCTCGACCGCGTCGAGCCCGGCCTGGCCCTGGCCGCCGGCCTGCAGGCCGCGCTGGACGAGGCCCTGGCGGGCCTGCCCATCCCCAAGGTGATGACCTACCAGCTCGCCGACGGCTGGAGCGATGTGAAGTTCGTCCGCCCGGCCCATGGCCTGGTCGCGCTGCATGACGAGGCGGTGGTGCCGGTGCAGGCCCTGGGCCTGGTGGCCGGCCGCAGCACCCACGGCCACCGCTTCGAGGCCGCGGTCGATCCGGTGGTGATCCGTGACGCGGACGGCTACGCCACGCAGATCGAGGCCGAGGGCGCGGTGATCCCCGGCTTCGCCGCGCGCCGCGCCGAGATCGTCCGCCAGCTCGCCGCCGCCGCGCAGGCCGCCGGCCCGGCGCTCAAGCCCATCGAGGACGAGGCCCTGCTCGACGAGGTCACCGCCCTGGTCGAGCGGCCGAATGTGCTGACCGGCCGCTTCGATCCGGCCTTCCTAGACGTGCCGCAGGAATGCCTCATCCTCACGATGAAGGCCAACCAGAAGTACTTCCCGCTGCTCGACGCCGCCGGCAAGCTGACCCATCAGTTCCTGATCGTCAGCAACATCCGCCCGGCCGACCCGAGCGCGGTGGTGGGTGGCAACGAACGCGTGGTGCGCCCGCGCCTGGCCGATGCCAAGTTCTTCTACGACCAGGACCGCAAGAAGACCCTGGCCGAGCGGGCCGAAGGCCTGGGCAAGGTGGTCTACCACGGCAAGCTGGGCAGCCAGGCCGAGCGCAGCGAGCGCGTGCGGCGCATCGCCCACGCCGTGGTCGAGCAGCTTGGCGCGGCCGTGCAGCCCTGGACGGTGGATGCCAAGGACCACTTCGACCTGCTGGCCGTCAAGGCCGACCAGGCTGCCCGCCTGGCCAAGGCCGACCTGCTGACCGACATGGTCGGCGAGTTCCCCGAGCTGCAAGGCGTGATGGGCGGCTACTACGCCCGCCACGAAGGCCTGCGCGACGGCGTGGCCCTCGCCCTCGAGGACCACTACAAGCCGCGCTTCGCCGGCGACGCCCTGCCGCGCAACACCACCGGCACCGTGCTGGCCCTGGCCGACAAGCTGGAGACCCTGGTCGGCCTCTTCGGCATCGGCGAGCTGCCGACCGGCGACAAAGACCCCTACGCCCTGCGCCGCCATGCCCTGGGCGTCATCCGCCTCATCACCGAGAAGCAGCTCGCGCTGGACCTGGACGCCCTGCTGGCCGCCGCGCTGCCCGCCTTCGGCGGCCTGATCGCCGACCCGCGCGAGGCCCTGCGCAGCTTCTTCGACGACCGCTTCGCCGGTAGCCTGCGCGAGCAGGGCTACAGCGCCCAGGAAGTCGAGGCCGTGCTGGCCCTGCGCCCCGGCCGCCTGGCCGAAGTGCCCAAGCGCCTGGCCGCCGTGCGCGCCTTCGCCGCCCTGCCCGAGGCCGCGGCGCTGGCCGCCGCCAACAAGCGGGTGGGCAACATCCTGAAGAAGGTCGAGGGCGGCGTCGAAGCGCGCATCGACCCGGCCCTGTTGAAGGAGCCCGCCGAGGCCGCGCTCGCCCAGGCCCTGGCCCAGGTGCAGCCGGCGGCCGATGCAGCCTTCGAGGCCGGCGACCTGACCGCCTCGCTGCAGGCCCTGGCCGCGCTGCGTGCGCCGGTCGATGCCTTCTTCGACGGCGTGATGGTCAACGCCGAGGACCCGGCGCTGCGCGCCAACCGCCTCGGCCTGCTGGCCACCCTGCATGCCGCGATGAACCGCGTGGCCGACCTGGCCCGCCTGGCCGCCTGA
- a CDS encoding MSMEG_0570 family nitrogen starvation response protein produces MPAMTYHLRWPDQTVMACYSPSLIVRERLRPGPMRLDAFLVEIRDCMQIASERVRAKYGFACSAAADQLAQIEATATRFGLEARIELLPFDPA; encoded by the coding sequence ATGCCCGCGATGACCTACCACCTGCGCTGGCCCGATCAGACGGTGATGGCCTGCTACTCGCCCTCGCTGATCGTGCGCGAGCGCCTGCGGCCCGGCCCGATGCGGCTGGACGCCTTCCTGGTCGAGATCCGCGACTGCATGCAGATTGCCTCCGAGCGGGTGCGGGCCAAGTACGGCTTCGCCTGCTCGGCTGCGGCCGACCAGCTTGCGCAGATCGAGGCCACCGCCACCCGCTTCGGCCTCGAGGCGCGGATCGAGCTGCTGCCCTTCGACCCCGCCTGA
- the glyQ gene encoding glycine--tRNA ligase subunit alpha, protein MLSFQQIILRLQQYWSDRGCALLQPYDMEVGAGTSHTATFLRALGPEPWNAAYVQPSRRPKDGRYGENPNRLQHYYQFQVVLKPAPADILELYLGSLEALGFDLKQNDIRFVEDDWENPTLGAWGLGWEVWLNGMEVTQFTYFQQVGGIDCKPITGEITYGLERLAMYLQGVEKVYDLVWTTDAQGRSLSYGDVYLQNEQEQSAYNFEHSNVDFLLQAFGAHEGTAEQLMGQQLALPAYEQVLKAAHTFNLLDARGAISVTERAAYIGRIRKLARSVAQSYLDSRARLGFPMAPRAWAEDVLAQLAARQEKNDKKAA, encoded by the coding sequence ATGCTGAGCTTCCAACAGATCATCCTCCGCCTCCAGCAGTACTGGAGCGACCGCGGCTGCGCCCTGCTGCAACCCTATGACATGGAAGTGGGCGCCGGCACCAGCCACACCGCCACCTTCCTGCGCGCGCTCGGCCCCGAGCCCTGGAATGCCGCCTATGTGCAGCCCAGCCGCCGTCCCAAGGACGGCCGCTACGGCGAGAACCCCAACCGCCTGCAGCACTACTACCAGTTCCAGGTCGTGCTCAAGCCGGCGCCGGCCGACATCCTGGAGCTGTACCTCGGCAGCCTCGAAGCCCTGGGCTTCGACCTGAAGCAGAACGACATCCGCTTCGTCGAGGACGATTGGGAGAACCCCACCCTGGGCGCCTGGGGCCTGGGCTGGGAGGTCTGGCTCAACGGCATGGAGGTGACGCAGTTCACCTACTTCCAGCAGGTCGGCGGGATCGACTGCAAGCCCATCACCGGCGAGATCACCTACGGCCTGGAGCGCCTGGCGATGTATCTGCAGGGCGTGGAGAAGGTCTACGACCTGGTCTGGACCACCGATGCCCAGGGTCGCAGCCTGAGCTATGGCGACGTCTACTTGCAGAACGAGCAGGAGCAGAGCGCCTACAACTTCGAGCACAGCAACGTCGACTTCCTCTTGCAGGCCTTCGGCGCGCACGAAGGCACGGCCGAGCAGCTCATGGGCCAGCAGCTCGCCCTGCCGGCCTACGAGCAGGTGCTCAAGGCCGCCCACACCTTCAACCTGCTGGACGCGCGCGGCGCGATCAGCGTGACCGAGCGGGCGGCCTACATCGGCCGCATCCGCAAGCTGGCGCGCAGCGTCGCGCAGAGCTACCTCGACAGCCGCGCCCGCCTGGGCTTCCCCATGGCCCCGCGCGCCTGGGCCGAGGACGTGCTGGCGCAACTTGCCGCCCGCCAAGAGAAGAACGACAAGAAGGCGGCCTGA
- the gmhB gene encoding D-glycero-beta-D-manno-heptose 1,7-bisphosphate 7-phosphatase, whose protein sequence is MPSPRDAATKLVILDRDGTINADRDDYVKSPEEWIPLPGALEGVARLNESGFHVAVVTNQSGIGRGLFDMATLNAMHLKMHGLMAEVGARVDAVFFCPHGPSEDCNCRKPKPGLFEQVGQRFGVNLKGVPAIGDSLRDLQAAAAVGCETHLVRTGKAEGLSDEAVAELAAQVPGTVVHADLRAAADWLIRRERSRKAAAQAAKAQAAAGGASAG, encoded by the coding sequence ATGCCCAGCCCGCGCGACGCCGCGACCAAGCTTGTGATCCTCGACCGCGACGGCACCATCAATGCCGACCGCGACGACTATGTGAAGTCGCCCGAGGAATGGATCCCCCTGCCCGGTGCGCTCGAAGGCGTGGCGCGGCTGAACGAATCGGGCTTCCATGTCGCGGTCGTCACCAACCAGAGCGGCATCGGCCGCGGCCTCTTCGACATGGCCACCCTCAACGCCATGCACCTGAAGATGCACGGCCTGATGGCCGAGGTGGGCGCGCGGGTCGACGCGGTCTTCTTCTGCCCGCACGGCCCCAGCGAGGACTGCAACTGCCGCAAGCCCAAGCCCGGCCTGTTCGAGCAGGTCGGCCAGCGCTTCGGCGTGAACCTGAAGGGCGTGCCGGCCATCGGCGATTCCCTGCGCGACCTGCAGGCCGCCGCCGCCGTCGGCTGCGAAACCCACCTGGTGCGCACCGGCAAGGCCGAGGGGCTCAGCGACGAAGCCGTGGCCGAACTGGCCGCCCAGGTTCCGGGCACCGTGGTGCATGCCGACCTGCGTGCCGCAGCCGACTGGCTGATCCGGCGCGAGCGCAGCCGCAAGGCCGCCGCCCAGGCCGCCAAGGCCCAGGCCGCCGCCGGCGGCGCCAGCGCCGGATGA